In one window of Anser cygnoides isolate HZ-2024a breed goose chromosome 3, Taihu_goose_T2T_genome, whole genome shotgun sequence DNA:
- the LOC106030481 gene encoding uncharacterized protein, with amino-acid sequence MCAAESQKENSTEKSQAGAMELPDLTVQKSSVKLLMKRWEAASALTPSLAFQRLPAPRSLAPEKASPGSTVEEAAADSGRADVTLGGPRRTETFPISVKELQSHFETLGGRKEAESGRSSLPPALATQPGSQTDISLMEVSSVKRGRAIFEKMSSGNGQTTNTEVGACKAVGGLQEESPSNTGNTLTEFQENVSLKDKMALYQAAVSKAENSNRFANTSEEIKSCTVPGGLAAVRKHFENGQMTPSMTTFAHSQHQHKSAEENSSTTQLPLSSSTREAECSATATKEAPLEVFQSQEVSLGEQVTPETNGASTLTQHTDEAVINAAMNEEVPKTSTDVCDHQMEKTTEENTVPKDRETATSAQDGKFLRCAETLNLRKTEDKCPKGKGYPDQTIPLAQPREALRQPKSTMPSASARMRAMNEIIKGHGHSVRRPRHQGGAGLPVQSVCEEENPKFQRSDISSEGRLPKPKELQMREPLRGPKGKSTCAASRIKAINDIHRNLKHSQRPPNQEGAAFLVEDVQGLKTTDSNLKNKNASFMVYVLCSNAQQVDNKEMK; translated from the exons atgtgtgcagcagagtcacaaaaggaaaattcaactgaGAAGAGCCAAGCG GGCGCGATGGAGCTGCCCGACTTGAccgtgcagaagagctctgtgaagctcctCATGAAGAGATGGGAGGCCGCCAGTGCTCTGACACCTAGCCTGGCCTTCCaacgcctgccagccccacggtccctggcaccagagaaagccagcccaggcagcaccgtggAGGAAGCCGCGGCAGACAGCGGGAGGGCGGACGTCACCCTGGGTGGCCCTCGCCGGactgagaccttccccatctccgtcaaggagctgcagagccactttgagaccctgggtggcaggaag GAAGCGGAAAGTGGCAGaagctcactgccaccagcactggccacTCAGCCTGGGAGCCAGACAGACATTTCTCTGATGGAAGTGTCCAGCGTGAAACGGGGGAGGGcaatctttgagaagatgtcctCAGGCAATGGACAGACCACCAACACTGAAG TGGGTGCTTGCAAAGCTGTAGGAGGACTTCAAGAAGAGAGCCCTTCCAACACTGGCAATACACTGACGGAATTCCAGGAGAATGtctccttgaaagacaaaatggctctgtatcaggctgcggtgtcaaaggcagagaacagcaaccgcTTTGCCAAT ACttcagaggaaatcaagtccTGCACTGTGCCCGGGGGCCTGGCCGCAGTgaggaaacactttgagaaCGGGCAGATGACCCCTTCAATGACCACCTTTGctcactcccagcaccagcacaaatCTGCAGAG GAGAACTCAAGTACCACTCAGCTCCCACtatcaagcagcaccagggaagctgagtgcaGTGCAACGGCCACCAAAGAAGCCCCACTGGAAGTCTTTCAAAGCCAAGAG gtttctctcggggagcaagtgactccagagacaaacGGGGCTTCTACGCTGACCCAGCATACTGATGAAGCAG tAATCAATGCAGCTATGAACGAGGAGGTCCCAAAGACTTCGACAGATGTTTGTGACCATCAGATGGAAAAGACAACAGAGGAAAACACTGTTCCCAAAGACAGAGAGACTGCAACATCTGCACAAGATGGCAAG ttTCTCAGATGCGCAGAAACTCTCAACTTGAGGAAAACTGAAGACAAGTGTCCAAAAGGTAAGGGCTATCCGGACCAGACCATTCCACTGGCACAGCCGAGGGAAGCACTACGCCAGCCCAAAAGCACCATGCCGTCTGCTTCTGCCAGAATGAGAGCCATGAACGAAATCATCAAGGGCCATGGACATTCTGTAAGACGGCCACGTCACCAaggaggtgctgggctgccagttcaaagtgtctgtgaagaagaaaacccaaaatttcAAAGAAGCGACATCTCTTCAGAGGGGAGGCTCCCTAAGCCTAAAGAGCTGCAGATGAGGGAGCCACTGAGAGGGCCCAAAGGCAAAAGCACTTGTGCAGCTTCCAGAATTAAGGCAATCAACGACATCCACAGGAATCTAAAACATTCTCAAAGGCCTCCAAACCAGGAAGGagctgcttttctggtggaggATGTGCAAGGGCTCAAAACCACAGACTCCAACCTAAAGAACAAAAACGCCAGCTTCATGGTCTATGTGTTGTGCAGTAATGCACAACAAGTtgacaataaagagatgaaatgA